A single genomic interval of Asinibacterium sp. OR53 harbors:
- the secDF gene encoding protein translocase subunit SecDF — MQLKGLVRFFAIALIVICLYQLSFTWFVHSHENAQDAKAEAWVKRFPSPEVKYPGNKELQALYADSLAELKKERLQRLLDSTKDTKLAFGLTTYSSAKEKELMLGLDLQGGMSVTMEVGLDGLIKSLANFTKDAQFNKALDAAVLRKANGGADLITLFRDEYSKLNPTGKLAPFFAARSNGKVKFDASDDAVAGYLKEQATAAFNNTYRILRTRIDRFGVASPNINPDLAKGIISIELAGVNDKERVRNYLQSTANLQFFEVYTFESRDLQNGIVAADKAVEDYLNGSAPKDTAKKAAVETTTATAKADTNKTATLSGLGNTHGETAKADSNKINSNKNPIARLLQFTQPYQDKGGKPIYPAALGYIQAKDTGTLNDYLRMDLVKNKFPSNLVFMYGKTESGDPKMKNILMLYAIKTLDNGQAELEGDHITNAAQDYDERGRIAIKMNMDKIGTNIWAKMTTRNVGKPIAIVLDNFVYSAPNVNDPITTGSSQISGSYTIKEAQDLSEILESGKLPAPAKIVQEQQVGPTLGKESITGGGLSFLIAFIVIFALMLLYFNTAGWVANIALILNLLFTIGVLSALGFTLTAPGIAGLVLTIGMAVDTNVIIFERIKEELSRGKSYQLAVNDGYKRSLSPVLDAHVTTLLTAIILAYFGLGPVLGFATTQIIGILLSLFCGILVSRLITDFYTNKNRHFEYFTGISKRIFKHAAFKFIEYRKIAYGISVVILILGISTFFNGFDEGVEFSGGRSYTIKFDHAVSQSEITDELKKVFGEAPIIKTVNSTHQLNITTSYKIHETGNHVDSLVEQMLFNGLHKHLPQNITFNEFETKYKQSSQTVLPTISDDLKAGATKATIFAIIAICLYIFIRFRDWRYSLGTIFSLLHDVFVTLIVFSFARKVVPFPLEIDQHFIAAILTVIGFSMNDTVIVYDRIREDSKLLKGSSNAAIINRAINDTLSRTVMTSLTVFLTILILFIFGGEVTRGFAFAMLIGVVTGTYSSIFVAAPILVDFAKNKPLGKDETKK; from the coding sequence ATGCAACTGAAAGGTTTAGTGCGATTTTTTGCGATTGCACTGATTGTGATCTGCTTGTACCAATTATCTTTTACCTGGTTCGTCCACAGCCATGAAAACGCCCAGGATGCAAAAGCCGAAGCCTGGGTTAAACGCTTCCCTTCACCCGAAGTTAAATATCCCGGCAATAAGGAATTACAGGCATTGTATGCAGACAGTCTCGCTGAACTGAAAAAAGAAAGGTTGCAACGTTTGCTCGACAGCACCAAAGATACCAAGCTCGCTTTTGGTCTCACTACTTACAGCAGCGCCAAAGAAAAAGAACTGATGCTGGGTCTGGATCTCCAGGGTGGTATGAGCGTGACCATGGAAGTGGGGCTTGACGGTTTGATCAAATCACTGGCCAATTTCACCAAAGACGCACAGTTCAATAAAGCGCTCGACGCAGCCGTATTGCGCAAAGCCAATGGCGGCGCCGACCTCATCACCCTTTTCCGTGATGAATATTCCAAGTTAAACCCCACCGGTAAGCTGGCTCCTTTCTTTGCGGCCCGCAGCAACGGCAAGGTTAAGTTCGATGCCAGCGATGACGCGGTAGCGGGCTACCTGAAAGAACAGGCCACTGCTGCTTTCAACAACACCTACCGTATCCTGCGTACCAGGATCGACCGTTTTGGTGTGGCATCTCCCAATATCAACCCCGATCTTGCCAAAGGCATTATCAGCATTGAACTGGCAGGCGTCAACGATAAAGAAAGGGTAAGGAATTACCTCCAGTCTACTGCCAACCTGCAGTTCTTTGAAGTGTACACTTTTGAAAGCCGCGACCTGCAGAATGGCATCGTAGCGGCCGATAAAGCCGTGGAAGATTATCTCAACGGCAGCGCTCCAAAAGATACTGCTAAAAAAGCCGCTGTTGAAACAACCACAGCTACTGCCAAGGCAGATACCAACAAAACTGCCACGCTTTCAGGATTAGGCAACACACATGGAGAAACTGCCAAAGCCGATTCAAACAAGATCAATTCTAATAAGAATCCGATCGCGCGCTTATTGCAGTTTACGCAGCCTTACCAGGACAAAGGTGGCAAACCCATCTATCCTGCCGCTTTGGGTTATATCCAGGCAAAAGATACCGGCACGCTCAATGATTACCTGCGGATGGACCTGGTGAAGAACAAGTTCCCTTCCAACCTGGTATTCATGTACGGCAAAACCGAATCGGGCGATCCGAAGATGAAAAACATCCTGATGCTCTATGCCATCAAGACCCTCGACAACGGACAAGCTGAACTGGAAGGTGACCATATTACCAATGCTGCGCAGGATTACGACGAGCGCGGACGCATTGCCATCAAGATGAACATGGATAAGATCGGCACCAATATATGGGCAAAGATGACCACCCGCAACGTGGGCAAACCCATTGCCATTGTGCTCGATAACTTTGTATACTCTGCTCCGAATGTGAACGATCCTATTACCACCGGTAGTTCGCAGATCTCCGGAAGTTATACCATCAAAGAAGCGCAAGACCTTTCTGAAATCTTAGAAAGCGGTAAACTGCCTGCACCGGCCAAGATTGTGCAGGAGCAGCAGGTAGGTCCAACACTCGGTAAAGAATCCATCACCGGCGGCGGACTGTCGTTCCTCATTGCATTCATCGTGATCTTCGCCCTGATGCTGCTGTACTTCAATACTGCAGGCTGGGTAGCCAATATCGCGCTGATACTGAACCTGCTCTTCACCATTGGTGTGCTGAGCGCACTGGGCTTCACCCTTACTGCGCCCGGTATCGCGGGTCTGGTACTCACGATTGGTATGGCGGTAGATACGAACGTAATCATCTTCGAGCGTATCAAGGAAGAACTGAGCAGGGGCAAATCTTATCAGCTGGCTGTGAACGATGGCTACAAGCGTTCATTGTCACCCGTACTCGATGCGCACGTGACTACATTGCTCACCGCTATCATCCTGGCCTATTTTGGCCTGGGCCCGGTATTGGGCTTCGCTACCACACAGATCATCGGTATTTTGTTGTCGCTGTTCTGCGGTATCCTGGTATCGAGACTGATCACAGATTTCTACACCAATAAGAACCGCCACTTTGAATATTTCACCGGTATTTCAAAGCGCATTTTCAAGCATGCCGCTTTCAAATTCATCGAATACAGGAAGATCGCTTATGGTATTTCTGTTGTGATACTCATATTAGGTATCAGCACTTTCTTCAACGGGTTCGATGAGGGTGTGGAATTCTCCGGAGGCCGCAGCTATACCATCAAATTCGACCATGCTGTGAGCCAGTCAGAGATTACCGATGAACTGAAAAAGGTATTCGGCGAAGCGCCCATTATCAAAACGGTGAACTCTACGCACCAGTTGAACATCACAACATCTTACAAGATACACGAAACCGGCAACCACGTGGATTCGCTGGTAGAACAAATGTTGTTCAACGGCCTGCACAAACACCTGCCGCAGAACATCACGTTCAACGAGTTTGAAACCAAGTACAAGCAAAGCTCTCAAACGGTGCTGCCTACTATCTCGGATGACCTGAAGGCTGGAGCTACCAAAGCCACCATATTCGCCATCATCGCTATTTGTTTGTATATCTTCATCCGTTTCCGCGACTGGCGATATTCATTGGGTACCATTTTCTCTTTGCTGCACGACGTGTTCGTAACCCTCATCGTGTTCAGCTTCGCGCGTAAAGTTGTGCCCTTCCCGCTGGAGATCGACCAGCACTTCATCGCAGCCATCCTAACGGTGATCGGTTTCTCTATGAACGATACCGTGATCGTGTACGACCGTATACGTGAAGACAGCAAACTGTTGAAAGGCTCCAGCAATGCAGCCATCATCAACAGGGCCATCAACGATACGCTGAGCCGTACCGTTATGACTTCACTCACGGTATTCCTCACCATCCTGATCCTCTTTATTTTCGGAGGAGAAGTAACCCGTGGATTTGCGTTTGCGATGCTGATTGGTGTGGTAACCGGTACTTATTCGTCCATCTTCGTGGCAGCGCCGATACTGGTTGACTTTGCGAAGAACAAACCCCTGGGTAAAGACGAAACAAAAAAATAA
- a CDS encoding FKBP-type peptidyl-prolyl cis-trans isomerase produces MQPTNLKKGLRLQQRIELFDHKIKLTALPMKKLLFASVLFLSLSSLLIISCGKTDSGACQPASVASEKSQMVAYCTANNINYTEHSSGILYEIVSPGSGSRPTVDSIISVVYTGKLMNNTTFDAAANPVTFSLSGVIDGWKIAIPLLQKGGRIKMVLPSSLAYSCMGSGAIPPNSPLFFDVTLTDVKSK; encoded by the coding sequence ATGCAGCCAACGAACCTGAAAAAGGGTCTTAGATTACAGCAACGCATTGAATTATTCGATCATAAAATAAAACTGACTGCCCTTCCAATGAAAAAGCTATTGTTCGCTTCGGTTCTTTTCCTTTCTCTATCCTCTTTATTGATCATTTCCTGTGGTAAGACCGATTCAGGCGCCTGCCAACCGGCATCTGTTGCCTCAGAAAAAAGCCAGATGGTGGCCTATTGTACTGCCAATAACATCAATTACACCGAGCACAGCAGTGGCATATTATACGAAATCGTCAGTCCCGGCTCCGGCTCCAGGCCAACCGTGGATTCTATCATCAGTGTGGTATATACCGGCAAGCTGATGAACAACACCACGTTCGACGCTGCAGCCAACCCCGTTACTTTCAGTCTGTCGGGTGTAATCGACGGTTGGAAAATAGCCATCCCCTTGCTGCAAAAAGGCGGCAGGATCAAAATGGTATTGCCTTCTTCACTGGCATATAGCTGCATGGGCTCGGGTGCCATACCCCCTAATTCACCTCTTTTTTTCGATGTAACCCTTACCGACGTCAAATCCAAATAG
- a CDS encoding iron-sulfur cluster assembly accessory protein yields the protein METIATIPPVTLTDGAIEELKRLMGEAGFDRSQQLRIGVKGGGCSGMTYILGFDQPDANDMSFELGGIPCIMNKSHQLYLHGMEVDWQGGLNSRGFTFSNPNASKTCGCGTSFAV from the coding sequence ATGGAAACGATAGCAACAATACCTCCGGTGACCTTAACAGACGGCGCCATTGAAGAATTGAAACGTTTAATGGGAGAAGCCGGGTTTGATCGGAGTCAGCAATTACGCATTGGCGTAAAAGGCGGCGGATGCAGTGGCATGACTTATATACTGGGTTTTGACCAGCCCGATGCCAATGATATGTCATTTGAACTCGGAGGCATTCCCTGCATCATGAACAAGAGCCACCAGTTGTACCTGCACGGAATGGAGGTGGACTGGCAAGGCGGACTCAACAGCCGCGGATTCACTTTCAGCAATCCCAATGCCAGCAAAACCTGTGGTTGCGGCACTTCCTTCGCAGTATAA
- a CDS encoding efflux RND transporter periplasmic adaptor subunit, whose product MQKKMQSSFITTGILILAAALGMQSCKSNNEAKADEREKYVIPDSIFKTLVIDTVSSAPFVNSLTLTGKVSFNEDNVVKIYPMVSGNVQDIKVALGDYVQAGQTLAVIKSSEMAGFSNDLVNAETNLRVSKKNLDATQDMFTSGLASQKDLLAAEAAHEQAKSELARINRVLKINGGNTQGEYVVKAPISGFIVEKFATNNMAIRSDNGGNMFTISDLKNVWVQANVYESNISLIHLGENVDVTTLAYPNKVFKGKVDKMLNVLDPNNKVMKVRVVLSNQDYMLKPEMFASVTLTNKENKENITIPTSALIFDHSQYYVLVYHSKSDVRITPVKFINTVGDKTFISSGVDKGDKIIASQALLIYGSLNN is encoded by the coding sequence ATGCAAAAGAAAATGCAATCATCTTTTATCACCACCGGTATCCTGATATTAGCCGCTGCGCTCGGAATGCAGTCATGCAAATCCAACAATGAAGCCAAGGCCGATGAAAGGGAAAAATACGTGATACCCGATTCTATTTTTAAAACCCTGGTGATAGATACGGTTTCCTCTGCTCCGTTTGTGAACTCGCTTACGTTAACAGGTAAAGTGTCGTTCAATGAAGACAATGTGGTGAAGATTTATCCCATGGTGAGTGGTAATGTACAAGACATTAAAGTGGCGCTGGGCGATTATGTGCAGGCCGGACAAACGCTGGCTGTTATCAAAAGCTCTGAGATGGCCGGCTTCAGCAATGACCTGGTGAACGCAGAAACCAACCTGCGGGTATCTAAAAAGAACCTCGATGCTACGCAGGATATGTTTACAAGCGGACTCGCATCGCAGAAAGACCTGCTGGCGGCAGAAGCGGCACACGAGCAGGCCAAATCGGAGCTGGCCCGTATCAACCGCGTGCTGAAGATCAATGGCGGAAATACACAAGGCGAATACGTGGTAAAAGCGCCGATCAGCGGTTTCATCGTGGAGAAATTTGCCACCAACAATATGGCCATCCGGTCTGACAATGGCGGCAACATGTTTACTATTTCAGATTTGAAAAATGTTTGGGTACAAGCCAATGTGTACGAATCGAATATCAGCCTCATTCACCTGGGTGAGAACGTAGACGTTACCACCCTAGCCTATCCCAACAAAGTGTTCAAAGGCAAAGTAGACAAGATGCTGAACGTGCTCGATCCGAATAACAAAGTAATGAAAGTGCGCGTGGTATTATCCAACCAGGATTATATGCTGAAACCGGAGATGTTTGCAAGTGTTACCCTTACCAATAAGGAAAACAAAGAAAATATCACCATCCCTACCAGCGCCCTGATATTCGATCACAGTCAGTATTATGTGCTGGTGTATCACAGCAAATCGGATGTACGGATCACCCCTGTTAAATTCATCAATACAGTAGGCGATAAAACCTTCATCTCTTCAGGCGTTGACAAAGGCGACAAGATCATTGCGTCTCAGGCTTTGTTGATCTATGGGTCTTTAAATAACTAA
- a CDS encoding efflux RND transporter permease subunit, protein MNKFLKGVIAFSLKNKYFILFVSVLLVIVGVITFRDMPIEAFPDVTNTEISIITQWPGRSAEEVEKFITIPIEIAMNPVQQKMSLRSSSIFGLSFVKLIFEDGVKDPAARQQVMNLLGNANLPNGISPSVQPPTGPTGEIYRYTLRSNLRDERELKTMQDWVIDRRLRAVPGVADIVSFGGRTKTYEIQVDPGKLYNLGITPLDVFNAVQKSNINIGGDVIIQNNQSYVVRGIGLLDNINEIKNIIVETNNGVPVLVKDVATVEISNMPRLGHVSRSDAIVDSAGRRSSTDEADVVEAIILMRKGENPSKVVDAVKAQIKKLNTTVLPQDTKIVPYYDRADLISYATNTVLHNLTEGILLVTLLVSLFMFNWRTTLIVSIIIPMALLFAFICLRLMGMSANLLSLGAVDFGIIIDGAVVMVEGMFVVLDHKARDMGMERFNKITKMGIIKNSGGQLAKAIFYAKVIIITGLLPIFAFQKVEGKMFSPLAYTLGFALLGALITTLTLVPVLINMLLRKNVREKHNPIVHHLTGFMLNGFALAFKRRKLVIPLAFIVMCFGLYSFRHLGTEFLPELNEGSIWLRVQLPYSVSLDKSVEISKQVRDILISFPQVKHAVSQTGRPDDGTDVTGFYNNEFDVILYPSEDWKPKISKEELIDQMNAKLSVIPGANLNFSQPIMDNVEEAVSGVKGSICVKVYGDSLDYMEGKINDVYNILKKVKGIEDLGVIRNIGQPELDINLDQQKMALYGVATADANAVIAMAIGGQTASTLYEGIKTFDIRLRLPEAFRKTPDDIGNLLVPTQSGSKVPIKEIASISEKTGPCLIFRDDNERYSALKFSIRGRDMGSTIAESQEKVNAKVQVKRGYRMAWQGDFENEQRASKRLAMVVPISLLLIFLLLFTMFGNFKDAGLVFLNVPFAIVGGIFALHITNTNFSISAGIGFIALFGICIQDGVLLITVFKQNLDHIKGQTASLYNAIKLGVNSRIRPVMMTALMAAIGLFPAAISHGIGSESSRPLARVVIGGILCAMIFSLWVFPLIFRLAYKNVDTKHVDPAETENTTNAQ, encoded by the coding sequence ATGAATAAATTTCTGAAAGGCGTCATAGCTTTTTCACTGAAGAATAAATACTTCATTTTATTTGTTTCGGTGTTGCTGGTGATCGTGGGTGTGATCACATTCCGTGATATGCCCATTGAAGCATTCCCCGATGTTACCAATACCGAGATCAGTATCATTACACAATGGCCGGGCAGAAGTGCTGAGGAGGTAGAAAAATTCATTACCATCCCCATCGAAATTGCGATGAACCCGGTTCAGCAAAAAATGAGTCTTCGTTCGAGCAGTATATTCGGACTGTCTTTTGTTAAGCTGATCTTTGAAGATGGCGTAAAAGACCCTGCGGCGCGCCAGCAGGTAATGAACCTGCTGGGTAATGCCAACCTGCCCAATGGTATTTCCCCTTCGGTGCAACCGCCTACCGGTCCTACTGGAGAGATTTACCGTTATACTTTGCGCAGTAACCTCCGCGATGAGCGCGAACTGAAAACCATGCAGGACTGGGTCATCGACAGGCGCCTGCGGGCTGTGCCGGGTGTAGCCGATATCGTGAGCTTTGGCGGCCGTACCAAAACCTATGAAATACAGGTGGATCCCGGTAAATTATACAATCTTGGTATCACGCCTTTGGATGTGTTCAACGCCGTTCAAAAAAGCAATATCAATATCGGCGGTGATGTGATCATACAGAACAACCAGTCCTATGTGGTAAGAGGTATTGGGTTGCTCGACAATATCAACGAGATCAAGAACATCATCGTTGAAACCAATAATGGAGTACCCGTATTGGTGAAGGATGTGGCTACTGTGGAGATATCCAATATGCCCCGCCTGGGACACGTGAGCCGCTCCGACGCCATTGTTGATTCGGCTGGCCGCCGCTCCAGTACCGATGAAGCCGATGTGGTAGAAGCCATTATCCTGATGCGTAAAGGAGAGAATCCTTCGAAAGTAGTAGATGCGGTGAAAGCGCAGATCAAAAAACTGAATACTACTGTATTGCCGCAGGATACGAAAATTGTTCCCTATTACGATCGGGCCGACCTGATCTCTTATGCCACCAATACGGTATTGCATAACCTTACAGAAGGTATACTATTGGTAACCTTGCTCGTGTCGTTGTTCATGTTCAACTGGCGTACCACATTGATCGTATCGATCATCATTCCTATGGCCCTGTTGTTTGCCTTTATCTGTCTGCGGTTGATGGGGATGAGCGCTAACCTGCTATCGCTCGGCGCTGTTGACTTTGGTATCATCATCGACGGTGCAGTGGTAATGGTGGAAGGCATGTTCGTAGTGCTCGATCATAAGGCGCGGGACATGGGCATGGAACGTTTCAATAAGATCACCAAAATGGGCATCATCAAAAACAGCGGCGGTCAATTGGCCAAAGCTATTTTCTATGCCAAAGTGATCATCATCACAGGACTGCTGCCCATTTTCGCTTTCCAGAAAGTGGAAGGTAAGATGTTCTCACCCCTGGCCTATACCCTTGGCTTCGCTTTATTAGGGGCGTTGATCACTACGCTTACATTGGTACCGGTGCTCATCAATATGCTGCTTAGAAAAAATGTTCGTGAAAAGCACAATCCCATTGTGCATCATCTCACCGGTTTTATGCTGAATGGTTTTGCACTGGCATTCAAAAGAAGGAAACTGGTCATTCCACTGGCTTTTATAGTGATGTGTTTCGGCCTCTATTCTTTCAGACACCTGGGTACTGAATTTCTTCCCGAATTAAATGAAGGATCGATCTGGCTCAGGGTGCAGTTACCTTATAGTGTATCGCTCGACAAATCGGTGGAAATATCCAAACAGGTAAGGGATATATTGATATCGTTCCCGCAGGTGAAACATGCCGTATCGCAAACGGGCCGTCCGGATGATGGTACGGATGTAACCGGGTTTTACAACAATGAATTCGATGTGATATTGTATCCCAGCGAAGACTGGAAGCCGAAAATTTCCAAAGAAGAGCTGATAGACCAGATGAATGCCAAACTATCGGTAATTCCCGGCGCCAACCTCAACTTCTCACAACCCATCATGGATAATGTGGAAGAAGCGGTATCGGGTGTGAAAGGGTCTATCTGTGTGAAAGTGTACGGCGATTCGCTGGATTATATGGAAGGAAAGATCAACGATGTGTACAATATCTTAAAGAAAGTAAAAGGTATTGAAGACCTCGGCGTCATCCGTAACATTGGCCAGCCGGAGCTGGACATCAACCTCGATCAACAGAAGATGGCGCTCTATGGTGTGGCTACAGCCGATGCCAATGCCGTGATTGCCATGGCCATCGGCGGACAAACCGCTTCTACTCTTTATGAAGGCATCAAAACCTTTGATATCCGTTTACGCCTGCCGGAAGCATTCAGGAAAACACCGGATGATATCGGCAACCTGTTGGTGCCCACGCAATCGGGCTCCAAAGTGCCGATCAAAGAGATCGCCTCCATCTCAGAAAAAACCGGCCCCTGCCTGATCTTCCGCGACGACAACGAACGCTATTCTGCGCTCAAGTTCTCCATACGCGGAAGAGATATGGGAAGCACCATTGCCGAAAGCCAGGAAAAGGTGAACGCCAAAGTGCAGGTAAAAAGAGGTTATCGCATGGCATGGCAGGGTGATTTCGAGAACGAACAGCGCGCTTCGAAAAGACTGGCCATGGTAGTACCCATCAGCCTGTTGCTGATATTCCTGCTACTGTTTACCATGTTCGGGAATTTCAAAGACGCGGGACTGGTCTTCCTGAACGTACCCTTTGCCATTGTAGGTGGTATATTCGCCCTGCACATTACAAACACCAACTTCAGTATCTCGGCAGGTATCGGTTTCATTGCCCTGTTCGGTATTTGTATACAGGATGGTGTGTTGCTGATCACGGTATTCAAACAGAACCTCGATCACATCAAAGGGCAAACGGCATCGCTTTACAATGCTATTAAGCTGGGAGTGAATTCGCGGATACGACCCGTAATGATGACGGCGCTGATGGCGGCGATCGGCCTATTCCCTGCGGCGATCTCTCACGGCATCGGTTCGGAAAGCTCCAGGCCGCTGGCCAGGGTGGTGATCGGAGGTATCCTCTGTGCCATGATCTTCTCGCTGTGGGTATTCCCGCTGATCTTCAGATTGGCCTACAAAAATGTAGACACCAAACATGTGGATCCTGCTGAAACTGAAAACACAACAAATGCCCAATAA
- a CDS encoding TolC family protein → MIDLPGSAVTKPENQEVCNDDFVTLEPKSNIYMKVFYRILLLACLLDVSALANAQNPAPAAPIKVDSTSLTLDSAEQIFLRNNLLLLAQRYNIDAQKALIIQAKLWPNPNLAYARGPIFGIHDESSNVVNAGFFNYAENTAAISQLILLAGKRNKQIRIAEANAKLAEYQFYDLLRTLKYTLRTDFFNIYYLQRSAKVYNKEISAMQQVVTAFESQQGKGYIAEKEVVRIKAQLYSLQSEYNDLINQINDTQSELRLVMQVKNVYVSPIVDTQKNAALDPAAYSLTTLVDTAFKSRTDLKIARANTQISKLNYNYQKALAVPDLTASLGYDRLGSYVQNFHSVGVSMDLPIFNRNQGNIKSAKAMIQVNQTMEKSVEASVEEQLYRALQKAYDNNKLYKNIDPKFSGDFDRLLNEVLINYQRRNIGLLDFLDFYDAYKSNTLQINSIQFNRVSAFEDINFYTGTNFYN, encoded by the coding sequence ATGATAGACCTTCCTGGCAGCGCCGTTACAAAGCCTGAAAACCAGGAAGTCTGTAATGATGATTTTGTAACTCTTGAACCCAAATCGAATATTTACATGAAAGTCTTTTACCGGATATTGCTGCTGGCGTGCTTGCTGGATGTTTCTGCTCTGGCAAATGCACAAAACCCGGCACCGGCTGCTCCTATAAAGGTAGATAGTACGAGTCTGACCCTGGATTCTGCAGAACAGATCTTTTTACGGAACAACCTCTTGTTATTGGCGCAACGCTATAATATCGATGCACAGAAGGCGTTGATCATCCAGGCGAAGCTTTGGCCCAATCCCAACCTCGCTTATGCGCGTGGCCCCATATTCGGCATCCACGATGAATCTTCCAATGTGGTAAACGCCGGTTTTTTCAATTATGCCGAAAACACCGCAGCCATATCGCAACTGATCTTACTGGCCGGCAAAAGAAATAAGCAGATCAGGATCGCCGAAGCCAATGCCAAACTGGCCGAATACCAGTTCTACGATCTGCTGCGCACACTGAAATATACTTTGCGTACCGATTTCTTCAATATCTATTACCTGCAGCGATCGGCCAAAGTGTACAACAAAGAGATCAGTGCTATGCAGCAGGTAGTAACTGCTTTTGAATCGCAGCAAGGCAAGGGATATATTGCAGAGAAAGAAGTAGTACGTATCAAAGCGCAGCTCTACAGCCTGCAAAGCGAATACAACGACCTCATTAACCAGATCAACGATACGCAAAGTGAACTGAGACTGGTAATGCAGGTAAAAAACGTGTATGTGTCGCCCATCGTTGATACACAAAAAAACGCCGCGCTCGACCCGGCCGCGTACAGTCTGACTACGTTGGTAGATACTGCTTTCAAAAGCCGTACAGACCTGAAGATCGCACGCGCCAATACCCAGATCAGCAAGCTGAACTACAATTACCAGAAAGCACTGGCGGTGCCCGATTTAACGGCTTCATTAGGGTACGACCGGTTAGGTAGTTATGTGCAGAATTTCCATTCGGTAGGCGTTTCCATGGACCTGCCCATTTTCAACAGGAACCAGGGCAATATCAAATCGGCCAAAGCGATGATCCAGGTGAACCAGACAATGGAGAAAAGCGTGGAAGCTTCGGTGGAAGAACAGCTATACAGGGCGCTGCAAAAAGCTTATGATAACAACAAACTGTATAAGAACATCGACCCCAAATTCTCCGGCGATTTCGACAGGCTGCTGAATGAAGTGCTGATCAACTACCAGCGCCGCAACATAGGCCTGCTGGATTTCCTGGATTTTTACGATGCCTATAAATCGAATACCCTGCAGATCAATTCCATCCAGTTCAACAGGGTAAGTGCGTTTGAAGACATCAACTTTTATACAGGAACTAATTTTTATAACTAG